In one Micromonospora polyrhachis genomic region, the following are encoded:
- a CDS encoding putative bifunctional diguanylate cyclase/phosphodiesterase, whose protein sequence is MLVTALVVAGAGLALPADPPSDEALPAPVRFGLVVGVTMCAHLARLRFRIATGEVGVAWGEAAFVVACYLAPPGWLPAATLLGTGLAWTLSAIFTDRGPAVKVVHNAAALTIAVALAAGVTAIFGTPLGTGLTPSLAVGLALGAITYLLVAVGVAGITMSLRHRLPLGPLLLRVLRGKLLMFVGNVLFGLAVVTLVDLDPRWLMLLPPALWLLHQTYHHQLRADDERRTWRAFAEATRALNQLDERDVATAGIGGALVLFGAELVDVDVLRRDGRWWRYRGDASGRVVDRELTLPPRPEGSDHGLTRSLMVGAVHVGELRVRFPRSVRPDEREQDALSAYGDALGAALHDAATHCELRIVTARSSYEALHDPLTSLVNRAAMLSKGDLALHQLGHDHPVALLLLDINDFKEVNDTLGHAAGDELLQVAGARLATLARPGELLGRLGGDEFALLITGLPVLGEPTSGADRLPPTLPALRRAREIVDRLADPSEVAGVRMSVEVSVGVVVAGAGTADMTELLRRADIAMYQAKEGGSSVAAYDSSRDAASTDQLALLAELREALESDDQLVLALQPAVDLTTGAPTGVEALIRWQHPRRGWLNPADFVRPVEGSELLGAFTRYVIDKALAVAAEWARHGLDVPISINLSARSLLDPRLPAEVADTLRRHQVPPHRVVLEITETVMMSELEVIDDVLAALRAMGVQLAVDDFGTGFSSLTFLTRITVDELKVDRSFVMRMAESPEAAAIVRTTVELGRELGLRVVAEGVETADQRAVLAELGCTAAQGYHFFKPMPSDKIVIVLRSLLDAPSARIFPLRADGAS, encoded by the coding sequence CTGCTCGTCACCGCGCTCGTCGTGGCCGGGGCGGGTCTCGCCCTGCCGGCGGATCCGCCATCCGACGAAGCGCTACCGGCCCCGGTCCGGTTCGGCCTCGTCGTCGGGGTGACCATGTGTGCACACCTCGCCCGGTTACGGTTCCGGATCGCGACCGGCGAGGTCGGCGTCGCGTGGGGCGAAGCGGCCTTCGTCGTCGCCTGCTATCTCGCGCCACCCGGCTGGCTGCCCGCCGCCACCCTGCTCGGCACCGGACTTGCCTGGACCCTGTCAGCGATCTTCACGGACCGGGGGCCAGCCGTCAAGGTCGTGCACAACGCCGCGGCACTGACCATCGCCGTGGCGCTCGCCGCCGGCGTCACCGCCATCTTCGGCACCCCGCTCGGGACCGGACTGACGCCCAGCCTCGCCGTCGGACTGGCCCTCGGTGCGATCACCTATCTGCTGGTCGCGGTGGGGGTGGCCGGGATCACGATGTCACTACGCCACCGGTTGCCCCTCGGGCCGCTGCTGCTGCGGGTGCTGCGGGGAAAGTTGCTGATGTTCGTCGGCAACGTGCTGTTCGGCCTCGCTGTGGTCACCCTGGTCGATCTCGACCCCCGCTGGCTGATGCTCCTGCCCCCCGCGCTGTGGCTGCTTCACCAGACCTACCACCACCAGCTACGGGCCGATGACGAACGCCGGACCTGGCGAGCCTTTGCCGAGGCCACCAGGGCGCTCAACCAACTCGACGAACGCGACGTCGCCACCGCCGGTATCGGCGGCGCGCTGGTCCTGTTCGGTGCGGAACTGGTCGACGTCGACGTACTCCGCCGGGACGGACGGTGGTGGCGCTACCGGGGCGACGCGAGTGGTCGAGTGGTGGACCGGGAGTTGACGTTGCCACCGCGTCCGGAGGGGAGCGATCACGGACTGACCCGGTCCCTGATGGTGGGTGCCGTGCACGTCGGAGAGCTGCGGGTCCGGTTCCCCCGCTCGGTCCGACCGGACGAGCGCGAGCAGGACGCCCTGTCAGCGTACGGCGATGCCCTCGGTGCGGCCCTGCACGACGCCGCCACCCACTGCGAACTGCGCATCGTGACGGCCCGCTCCTCCTATGAGGCGCTGCACGACCCGCTCACCAGCCTGGTCAACCGAGCGGCGATGCTCAGCAAGGGTGACCTGGCCCTGCATCAACTCGGTCACGACCATCCGGTGGCCCTGCTGCTGTTGGACATCAACGACTTCAAAGAGGTCAACGACACGCTGGGACACGCGGCCGGTGACGAGCTGCTCCAGGTGGCCGGTGCCCGGCTGGCGACGCTGGCCCGACCAGGTGAGTTGCTCGGACGCCTCGGTGGGGACGAGTTCGCCTTGTTGATTACCGGCCTGCCGGTGCTCGGCGAGCCCACCTCCGGGGCCGATCGGCTCCCGCCGACGCTGCCCGCGTTGCGTCGGGCCCGGGAGATCGTGGACCGGCTCGCCGATCCGTCCGAGGTGGCCGGCGTACGGATGTCGGTGGAGGTCTCGGTGGGCGTGGTGGTGGCCGGTGCGGGCACCGCCGACATGACCGAGCTGCTGCGCCGGGCCGACATCGCCATGTACCAGGCGAAGGAGGGCGGCAGCAGCGTCGCCGCGTACGACAGCAGTCGGGACGCGGCCAGCACCGATCAGCTCGCGTTGCTGGCCGAACTCCGGGAGGCGCTGGAGAGCGACGACCAGCTCGTCCTGGCCCTGCAACCGGCGGTCGACCTGACGACCGGGGCACCGACCGGGGTGGAGGCGCTGATCCGTTGGCAGCATCCTCGCCGGGGCTGGCTCAACCCGGCCGACTTCGTTCGGCCGGTCGAAGGCAGCGAACTGCTCGGGGCGTTCACCCGCTATGTCATCGACAAGGCACTCGCGGTGGCCGCCGAGTGGGCTCGGCACGGCCTCGACGTACCGATCTCGATCAACTTGTCGGCCCGCAGCCTGCTCGATCCCCGGCTGCCCGCCGAGGTGGCCGACACGCTGCGTCGTCACCAGGTGCCGCCGCACCGGGTCGTCCTGGAGATCACCGAGACGGTGATGATGAGCGAGCTGGAGGTCATCGACGACGTGCTCGCCGCCCTCCGGGCGATGGGCGTGCAGCTCGCCGTGGACGACTTCGGTACCGGATTCTCGTCGTTGACCTTCCTGACCCGCATCACCGTGGACGAGTTGAAGGTGGACCGGTCGTTCGTGATGCGGATGGCCGAGTCGCCGGAGGCCGCCGCGATCGTCCGGACCACCGTGGAGCTGGGCCGGGAGCTGGGACTACGGGTGGTCGCCGAAGGCGTGGAGACCGCCGACCAGCGGGCGGTCCTGGCCGAGCTGGGCTGCACCGCCGCCCAGGGCTACCACTTCTTCAAGCCGATGCCCTCCGACAAGATCGTGATCGTGCTGCGCTCGCTGCTGGACGCCCCGTCGGCCCGGATCTTCCCGCTCCGCGCCGACGGGGCTTCGTAG
- the mca gene encoding mycothiol conjugate amidase Mca, translating to MAEQLRLMAVHAHPDDESSKGAATMARYLAEGAQVLVVTCTGGERGSVLNPKLDRPDVWSNIADIRRAEMDAARAILGVEQAWLGFVDSGLPEGDPLPPLPEGCFALQDVEVAAGPLVRLMREFRPHVVTTYDENGGYPHPDHIMCHKISMAAFEAAGDPTRYPELGEPWQPLKLYYDIGFSKAKIMALHEAMLAAGHESPYVEWLQRWGDGPDKGARITTQVECGQYFPVRDDALRAHATQVDPDGFWFHVPMEIQRQAWPTEDFELARSLVESPLPESDLFAGVRAVGAVDTTDPR from the coding sequence TTGGCAGAGCAGCTACGCCTCATGGCCGTCCACGCCCACCCGGACGACGAGTCGAGCAAGGGTGCCGCGACCATGGCCAGGTACCTCGCCGAGGGAGCCCAGGTCCTGGTGGTGACGTGCACCGGGGGTGAGCGGGGCAGCGTCCTCAACCCGAAGCTGGACCGTCCCGACGTCTGGAGCAACATCGCCGATATCCGGCGTGCCGAGATGGATGCCGCCCGCGCCATCCTCGGCGTCGAGCAGGCCTGGCTGGGCTTCGTTGACTCGGGGCTACCCGAGGGCGACCCGCTACCGCCGCTGCCCGAGGGGTGTTTCGCGCTCCAGGACGTCGAGGTTGCCGCCGGTCCGCTGGTGCGCCTGATGCGGGAGTTCCGCCCGCACGTGGTGACCACCTACGACGAGAACGGCGGTTACCCGCACCCGGACCACATCATGTGTCACAAGATCAGCATGGCGGCGTTCGAGGCGGCCGGCGACCCGACCCGCTACCCGGAACTGGGCGAGCCGTGGCAGCCGCTGAAGCTCTACTACGACATCGGCTTCTCCAAGGCCAAGATCATGGCGTTGCACGAGGCCATGCTGGCTGCCGGGCACGAGTCGCCGTACGTCGAGTGGCTCCAGCGGTGGGGTGACGGCCCGGACAAGGGGGCGCGGATCACCACCCAGGTCGAATGCGGACAGTACTTCCCGGTCCGGGACGACGCGCTGCGGGCCCATGCCACCCAGGTCGACCCGGACGGCTTCTGGTTCCACGTGCCGATGGAGATCCAGCGGCAGGCGTGGCCGACCGAAGATTTCGAGCTTGCTCGATCCCTGGTGGAGAGCCCGCTGCCGGAGTCCGACCTGTTCGCCGGGGTGCGGGCCGTTGGGGCCGTGGACACCACCGATCCACGCTGA
- a CDS encoding DUF4307 domain-containing protein, with product MSETHATSVPTFPPGRYGRRRATRRGRPWLVGLLAVGLLAAMALMSVRLYQQYGDPAYDAEVITYTDVTDTQILVKFQVTVPADSSAVCVLRARSRDGAEVAREEVRVTATAGEEHLVVQHRLVTTGRAFLGEVLRCRAAD from the coding sequence GTGTCCGAGACGCACGCCACATCCGTACCGACCTTCCCGCCCGGGCGGTACGGCCGGCGTCGTGCCACCCGGCGTGGCCGGCCATGGCTCGTGGGCCTGTTGGCGGTCGGGCTGTTGGCGGCCATGGCACTGATGTCGGTACGGCTCTACCAGCAGTACGGGGATCCGGCCTACGACGCCGAAGTGATCACCTACACCGACGTCACCGACACGCAGATTCTGGTGAAGTTCCAGGTCACGGTGCCGGCTGACAGCTCGGCTGTCTGTGTGCTGCGGGCCCGCTCCCGGGATGGTGCGGAAGTGGCCCGGGAAGAGGTCCGGGTCACCGCCACGGCCGGCGAGGAGCACCTGGTCGTGCAGCACCGGCTGGTCACCACCGGCCGGGCCTTCCTCGGTGAGGTGCTGCGCTGCCGGGCCGCCGACTGA
- the greA gene encoding transcription elongation factor GreA, producing MTDREAPATWLSQDAYDRLQAELDELIAGRPAIAAEINARREEGDLRENGGYHAAREEQGKQEARIRYLQELLRTAQVGEAPSADAVAPGTVVTIHFDDDESDTETFLLGSREISSTTDLTVYSPESALGKAILGARSGQTVTYTAPSGADIKVTVDRFEPFGG from the coding sequence GTGACCGACCGCGAGGCGCCCGCCACCTGGTTGTCCCAGGACGCGTACGACCGACTTCAGGCCGAACTCGACGAGTTGATCGCAGGTCGGCCGGCCATCGCCGCCGAGATCAACGCCCGGCGTGAGGAGGGCGATCTGCGGGAGAACGGCGGCTACCATGCCGCCCGTGAAGAGCAGGGCAAGCAGGAGGCACGCATCCGCTACCTCCAGGAACTGCTGCGTACCGCGCAGGTCGGCGAGGCACCGAGCGCCGACGCGGTCGCCCCCGGCACCGTGGTCACGATCCACTTCGACGACGACGAGTCGGACACCGAGACCTTCCTGCTCGGCTCGCGGGAGATCTCCTCGACGACGGACCTGACCGTCTACAGCCCGGAGTCGGCGCTCGGCAAGGCGATCCTTGGCGCCCGGTCCGGGCAAACCGTTACCTACACCGCGCCGAGCGGTGCCGACATCAAGGTCACCGTGGACCGATTCGAGCCCTTCGGCGGCTGA
- the ilvA gene encoding threonine ammonia-lyase has translation MTQLVGLADVQAARELLAGITRTTPLEPSRPLSAALGGTAWLKCEHLQRAGAYKVRGAYVRIARLSPAERAGGVVAASAGNHAQGVALAAGLLGTTATVFMPVGAPLPKVAATKGYGARIELVGSSVDESLVAAKEFADRTGAVFIHPFDHHDVIAGQGTVALEILEQCPEVRTIVAGIGGGGLISGIAVAAKALRPDVRVIGVQAAGAAAFPPSLVAGAPVRLPEHATIADGIAVGRPGDVTFAHVRELVDEVVTVSEEDISRALLMLLERSKQVVEPAGAVGVAALLAGAVQVETPVVAVLSGGNIDPLLLLRVIEHGLAAAGRYLRFTVRCTDRPGQLALLLHQIAEHRGNVVDVEHQRQNPHLRLGEVEVALSVETRGAEHSEKLISALRGSGYQVVFA, from the coding sequence ATGACGCAGCTGGTCGGCCTGGCCGACGTACAGGCCGCGCGGGAACTGCTCGCCGGCATCACCCGTACCACCCCGTTGGAGCCGTCCCGGCCACTCAGCGCCGCCCTCGGCGGCACCGCCTGGCTCAAGTGCGAGCATCTACAGCGCGCCGGGGCGTACAAGGTGCGGGGGGCGTACGTGCGGATCGCCCGACTCTCCCCGGCCGAGCGGGCCGGCGGAGTGGTGGCGGCCAGTGCCGGCAACCACGCTCAGGGGGTGGCGCTCGCCGCCGGCCTGCTCGGCACCACGGCCACGGTCTTCATGCCGGTGGGCGCTCCGCTGCCGAAGGTGGCGGCCACCAAGGGGTACGGCGCCCGGATCGAACTGGTCGGCAGCAGCGTCGACGAGTCACTGGTCGCCGCGAAGGAGTTCGCCGACCGGACCGGGGCGGTCTTCATCCACCCGTTCGACCATCACGACGTGATCGCCGGTCAGGGCACGGTCGCGCTGGAGATCCTGGAGCAGTGCCCCGAGGTGCGGACGATCGTCGCCGGCATCGGCGGCGGTGGCCTGATCTCGGGCATCGCGGTCGCGGCCAAGGCGCTGCGGCCGGACGTACGGGTGATCGGGGTGCAGGCGGCCGGCGCGGCAGCCTTTCCGCCCTCGCTGGTGGCCGGCGCACCGGTACGGCTGCCGGAGCACGCCACCATCGCCGACGGCATCGCCGTCGGACGTCCCGGTGACGTCACCTTCGCGCACGTACGCGAACTGGTCGACGAGGTGGTCACGGTCTCGGAGGAGGACATCTCGCGGGCTCTGCTGATGCTGTTGGAGCGGAGCAAGCAGGTGGTGGAACCGGCGGGGGCGGTCGGCGTGGCCGCCCTGCTGGCCGGTGCGGTCCAGGTCGAGACGCCGGTGGTGGCGGTGCTATCCGGCGGCAACATCGACCCGCTGCTGTTGCTCCGGGTGATCGAGCACGGGCTGGCGGCGGCCGGTCGCTACCTGCGGTTCACGGTGCGGTGTACGGACCGGCCAGGGCAGTTGGCGTTACTGCTGCACCAGATCGCCGAGCACCGGGGCAACGTGGTGGACGTGGAGCACCAGCGGCAGAATCCGCATCTGCGGCTCGGTGAGGTCGAGGTGGCGCTCTCGGTCGAGACCCGGGGGGCGGAACACTCCGAGAAGTTGATCAGCGCGCTGCGGGGCAGCGGCTACCAGGTGGTCTTCGCCTGA
- a CDS encoding DUF4328 domain-containing protein → MSCGTCGGEISPHFSECSTCRTPADAPILWPTATTYRLGGVGLAAMILVGVTVLTNVALALVPGLGRVVAEQTTRDGDADPLVLAILAEALLAIASGVAIVAAAVLVIIWCYRAYKNLEAFPDAGQTLSSGWAIAGWLVPFANFVVPCRVMANIARDSLWRARTPVLVGVWWAAWLVYVISDWYVDVVDRGKADELPFPEGRYHAGLYADYYAAALPRNLLPMIASIVAGVLLIVLIRKISTAQDRRIARGQPSAPVLPAMIVPYLPVPPEAGDTIKA, encoded by the coding sequence ATGTCGTGCGGCACCTGCGGGGGCGAAATCTCCCCGCACTTCTCCGAGTGCTCCACCTGCCGGACCCCGGCGGACGCACCGATCCTGTGGCCGACCGCCACCACCTATCGGCTGGGCGGAGTCGGCCTCGCGGCCATGATCCTGGTCGGCGTGACGGTGCTCACCAACGTGGCGCTGGCGCTGGTGCCGGGCCTCGGTCGGGTCGTGGCCGAGCAGACAACCCGGGACGGCGACGCCGATCCGTTGGTGCTCGCCATCCTCGCCGAGGCGCTGCTGGCCATCGCGAGTGGCGTGGCCATCGTGGCCGCCGCCGTACTGGTCATCATCTGGTGCTACCGGGCGTACAAGAACCTCGAAGCCTTTCCGGATGCCGGACAGACCCTCTCCAGCGGCTGGGCCATCGCCGGCTGGCTCGTGCCGTTCGCCAATTTCGTCGTACCCTGCCGGGTGATGGCGAACATCGCCCGGGACAGCCTGTGGCGGGCGCGCACCCCGGTCCTGGTCGGCGTCTGGTGGGCCGCCTGGCTGGTATACGTGATCTCCGACTGGTACGTCGACGTGGTTGATCGCGGCAAGGCAGACGAACTGCCCTTCCCTGAGGGCCGTTACCACGCCGGGTTGTACGCCGACTACTACGCCGCAGCGCTGCCCCGCAACCTGCTGCCGATGATCGCGAGCATCGTGGCCGGGGTGCTACTCATCGTGCTGATCAGAAAGATCTCCACGGCACAGGACCGCCGGATCGCGCGGGGCCAGCCGTCGGCTCCGGTGCTGCCGGCCATGATCGTCCCCTACCTGCCGGTGCCGCCGGAGGCGGGTGACACCATCAAGGCATGA
- a CDS encoding amidase yields MAVQEITQTWVGATAKQIARAVRRGDASATQVVADHLDHIATADRELSAFRVVRAGEAIVEAEKVDEQEELADLPLAGVPVAVKENTAVAGLPTWNGSAAARSPIAEDDHEVVRRLRGAGAVILGVTRMPELGLWALTDDETSVTRNPWRADRTPGGSSGGSAAAVAAGLVPIAHGNDGLGSIRIPAACCGLVGLKPGRGVVPCQLGANDWFGLAEHGILATTVADAAVGFSVLAGRRPDKLVPPQRLRVATSLRSPVRGVRADEPNRDAVATASRLLAAAGHDTIAIDPVYPTALSLRGTATWFAAAAQEIRASGLDRRSLQRRSRRHAAVGDWVDRRGLVREADRAQWRERSIRFFADNSVDLLLTPALAATPPSATGWAGGSWRANLLTSIRYAPYAAPWNIAGLPALVVPVGLRPDGLPVAAQLVGPPGSELLLLAVAGQFELAAPWPRHAPNWPRVPTVAG; encoded by the coding sequence GTGGCCGTGCAGGAGATCACGCAGACCTGGGTGGGCGCGACCGCGAAGCAGATCGCCCGGGCGGTCCGACGCGGTGACGCGTCGGCGACCCAGGTCGTTGCTGACCACCTGGACCACATCGCCACTGCGGATCGCGAGTTGTCCGCGTTCCGGGTGGTCCGGGCCGGTGAGGCGATCGTCGAGGCGGAGAAGGTCGACGAGCAGGAGGAGTTGGCCGATCTGCCGCTGGCCGGGGTGCCGGTCGCGGTCAAGGAGAACACCGCCGTGGCCGGCCTGCCCACCTGGAACGGCTCCGCTGCCGCCCGTAGCCCGATCGCCGAGGACGACCACGAGGTGGTCCGTCGGCTACGTGGGGCGGGCGCGGTCATCCTGGGCGTGACCCGGATGCCGGAGTTGGGCCTCTGGGCGCTCACCGACGACGAGACCTCGGTGACCCGGAACCCGTGGCGGGCCGACCGGACCCCGGGCGGCTCGTCGGGTGGGTCCGCCGCAGCGGTGGCGGCCGGGCTGGTGCCCATCGCGCACGGCAACGACGGGCTGGGTTCGATCCGGATCCCGGCCGCCTGTTGCGGGCTCGTCGGGCTCAAGCCGGGGCGTGGCGTGGTGCCCTGTCAGCTCGGTGCCAACGACTGGTTCGGGCTGGCCGAACACGGCATCCTGGCCACCACCGTCGCCGACGCGGCGGTGGGGTTCTCCGTACTCGCCGGCCGCCGGCCGGACAAGCTGGTGCCCCCGCAGCGGCTGCGGGTGGCGACCTCGCTGCGCTCGCCCGTGCGGGGTGTACGCGCCGACGAGCCCAACCGGGACGCGGTCGCCACCGCTTCCCGGTTGCTGGCGGCGGCCGGTCACGACACGATCGCCATCGACCCGGTCTATCCCACCGCGCTCAGTCTGCGCGGCACCGCCACCTGGTTCGCCGCAGCGGCCCAGGAGATTCGGGCGAGCGGCCTGGACCGGCGTAGCCTGCAACGACGTAGCCGGCGGCATGCGGCCGTGGGCGACTGGGTCGACCGGCGGGGTCTGGTCCGGGAGGCTGACCGGGCGCAGTGGCGGGAACGCTCGATCCGGTTCTTCGCCGACAACTCGGTGGACCTGCTGCTCACCCCGGCGCTGGCCGCCACGCCTCCGTCGGCCACCGGTTGGGCCGGTGGGTCCTGGCGGGCCAACCTGCTGACCAGCATCCGGTACGCCCCGTACGCGGCACCGTGGAACATCGCCGGCCTGCCGGCGCTGGTGGTGCCGGTCGGGCTGCGACCGGACGGGTTGCCGGTCGCAGCGCAACTGGTCGGGCCGCCGGGCTCGGAGCTGTTGCTGCTCGCCGTGGCCGGTCAGTTCGAGTTGGCCGCCCCGTGGCCCCGGCACGCGCCGAACTGGCCGCGCGTACCGACCGTCGCGGGTTGA
- a CDS encoding cystathionine gamma-synthase, giving the protein MSHGFETLAIHAGQEPDPHTGAVIPPIYQTSTFAQDAVGEPRLGYEYSRSANPTRDALQACLATLERGPIGLAFASGLAAEDTLLRTVCRPGDHVVIPDDAYGGTFRLVARVAQRWGLGWTAAKVSDPDAVRAAIQPGKTKLVWVETPTNPLLGIADIAALAEIAHEAGALLAVDNTFASPYLQQPIAHGADVVMHSTTKYVGGHSDVVGGALIAASTNLGEELAFHQNAMGAVSGPFDSWLTLRGVKTLGVRMDRHCDNAERIAAYLDGHPAVSQVLYPGLPDHPGHETAAKQMRRFGGMISFRVTGGEEQAVRVCNQAKLFVLAESLGGVESLIEHPGRMTHASAAGSPLEVPADLVRLSVGIETADDLLADLEQALG; this is encoded by the coding sequence ATGAGTCACGGCTTTGAGACGCTCGCCATCCATGCCGGCCAGGAGCCGGACCCGCACACCGGGGCGGTGATCCCGCCGATCTACCAGACCAGCACCTTCGCGCAGGACGCCGTCGGCGAACCCCGGTTGGGCTACGAGTACAGCCGGTCGGCCAACCCGACCCGGGATGCCCTACAGGCCTGCCTGGCGACGCTGGAGCGGGGGCCGATCGGCCTGGCCTTCGCCAGCGGTCTGGCCGCCGAGGACACCCTGCTGCGTACCGTCTGCCGGCCAGGGGACCACGTCGTGATCCCGGACGACGCGTACGGTGGCACGTTCCGGCTGGTCGCCCGGGTGGCGCAGCGCTGGGGGCTGGGCTGGACGGCGGCGAAGGTCTCCGACCCGGACGCGGTCCGGGCCGCCATCCAACCCGGCAAGACGAAGCTCGTCTGGGTGGAGACACCGACCAACCCGCTGCTCGGCATCGCCGACATCGCCGCCCTGGCCGAGATCGCCCACGAGGCGGGTGCCCTGCTGGCGGTGGACAACACCTTCGCCTCGCCCTACCTCCAACAGCCCATCGCGCACGGTGCCGACGTCGTGATGCACTCCACCACCAAGTACGTCGGTGGCCACTCGGATGTGGTCGGTGGGGCGCTGATCGCCGCCAGCACCAACCTCGGTGAGGAGTTGGCCTTCCACCAGAACGCGATGGGCGCGGTCAGCGGGCCGTTCGACTCGTGGCTGACCCTGCGCGGCGTGAAGACCCTCGGCGTACGGATGGACCGGCACTGCGACAACGCCGAGCGGATCGCCGCCTACCTGGACGGCCACCCGGCGGTCAGCCAGGTGCTCTACCCGGGGCTGCCGGACCACCCGGGGCACGAGACGGCGGCCAAGCAGATGCGGCGCTTCGGCGGCATGATCTCCTTCCGGGTCACCGGTGGCGAGGAGCAGGCGGTACGGGTCTGCAACCAGGCCAAGCTGTTCGTCCTCGCCGAGTCGCTCGGTGGGGTCGAGTCCCTGATCGAGCACCCCGGCCGGATGACGCACGCCAGTGCTGCCGGCTCGCCGCTTGAAGTTCCCGCCGATCTCGTGCGACTGTCTGTCGGCATCGAGACGGCCGATGATCTGCTCGCCGACCTGGAGCAGGCTCTCGGCTGA
- a CDS encoding HIT family protein, giving the protein MADCVFCAIVAGSASAFRVADEPTGVAFLDTRPVFRGHVLVVPREHVETLGDLPAPELPGYFGLVRRVTLAVEAGLGAGGTFVAINNRVSQSVPHLHTHVVPRTKGDGLRGFFWPRHRYADDTEAADHAERIAAALAAA; this is encoded by the coding sequence ATGGCCGACTGTGTCTTCTGTGCCATCGTCGCGGGTTCGGCGTCGGCCTTCCGGGTCGCCGACGAGCCGACCGGGGTGGCGTTCCTCGATACCCGGCCGGTGTTCCGGGGACATGTACTGGTGGTGCCCCGGGAGCACGTCGAGACGCTGGGCGACCTGCCCGCCCCGGAGTTGCCGGGCTACTTCGGCCTGGTCCGGCGGGTCACGCTCGCCGTCGAGGCCGGGCTCGGCGCGGGCGGCACCTTCGTGGCGATCAACAACCGGGTGTCCCAGTCCGTACCGCACCTGCACACCCACGTCGTGCCACGAACCAAGGGCGACGGCCTGCGCGGGTTCTTCTGGCCACGGCACCGGTACGCTGACGACACCGAGGCCGCCGACCACGCCGAACGGATCGCCGCCGCCCTGGCAGCCGCGTAG